In Triticum aestivum cultivar Chinese Spring chromosome 5B, IWGSC CS RefSeq v2.1, whole genome shotgun sequence, the following proteins share a genomic window:
- the LOC123116288 gene encoding 2-hydroxyisoflavanone dehydratase, whose amino-acid sequence MATRSGSAIWAGWAAPQPCRPLTVRRRKLPRPPCYLSTTFPPCPGVCTSTSHKNGALPAAATEAETEGEVLLESPGHFRIYKCGKMDRLNEPTVSPAGQDEATGVTSMDVVLDADTGVSVRLYLPKLREPSEKLPVLVYFHGGAFLIGSADDATYHSYVNSLAASACVLVVSADYRLAPEHPLPTAYDDCWAALQWAVAPSTQDEWISGHGDTARLFLAGDSAGANIVHEMLVRAAVNSHPRMEGAVLLHPWFSGSEAIEGEPPAVPMFNGMIWSYTCPGAVGGADDPRINPLAPGASSLELLACERMLVCAAEKDVLARRIRAYYDGVAAGACRAPGAAAWFESEGEDHDFFLGKTDCESSKQLLDRVAAFIAEG is encoded by the coding sequence ATGGCCACCAGGAGCGGATCCGCCATCTGGGCTGGTTGGGCAGCACCCCAGCCTTGCCGACCACTAACCGTACGTCGGAGAAAGTTACCCCGACCACCATGCTATTTATCTACCACCTTTCCGCCATGCCCGGGGGTCTGCACGTCTACATCCCACAAGAACGGGGCTCTGCCGGCGGCTGCCACGGAAGCCGAAACCGAGGGCGAGGTGCTGTTGGAGTCCCCGGGGCACTTCCGCATCTACAAGTGCGGCAAGATGGACCGCCTCAACGAACCCACCGTGTCGCCTGCCGGCCAGGACGAGGCCACCGGCGTCACCTCCATGGACGTCGTCCTCGACGCCGACACCGGCGTCTCCGTGCGCCTCTACCTCCCCAAGCTCCGAGAACCCTCCGAGAAGCTCCCGGTCCTCGTCTACTTCCACGGCGGCGCCTTCCTCATCGGGTCGGCCGACGACGCCACGTACCACAGCTACGTCAACTCCCTCGCGGCCTCGGCCTGCGTCCTCGTGGTGTCCGCCGACTACCGCCTCGCCCCGGAGCACCCGCTGCCCACGGCCTACGACGACTGCTGGGCCGCGCTCCAGTGGGCGGTGGCGCCGTCGACGCAGGACGAGTGGATCTCCGGGCACGGGGACACGGCCCGCCTCTTCCTGGCGGGCGACAGCGCCGGCGCCAACATCGTGCACGAGATGCTCGTGAGGGCGGCGGTGAACTCCCACCCGAGGATGGAGGGCGCGGTGCTTTTGCACCCGTGGTTCAGCGGGAGCGAGGCGATCGAGGGGGAGCCTCCGGCGGTGCCCATGTTCAACGGGATGATCTGGTCGTACACGTGCCCGGGCGCGGTGGGCGGCGCGGACGACCCGAGGATCAACCCGCTGGCGCCCGGCGCGTCGTCGCTGGAGCTGCTGGCGTGCGAGAGGATGCTGGTGTGCGCGGCGGAGAAGGACGTGCTGGCGAGGAGGATCCGCGCGTACTACGACGGCGTGGCCGCGGGCGCGTGCCGGGCGCCGGGCGCCGCGGCGTGGTTCGAGTCGGAAGGCGAGGACCACGACTTCTTCCTCGGGAAGACCGACTGCGAGAGCTCCAAGCAGCTCCTGGATCGCGTCGCGGCGTTCATCGCCGAGGGCTGA